The Haloplanus salinarum genome includes a region encoding these proteins:
- a CDS encoding M24 family metallopeptidase translates to MTFGRSEFEARYERLRTALRETGMDAVLVTNPETVEYLGAGAGLDLAWYRQFSRSIDFPTIAVVPETGVPTLIVHNVFEDVVRQATDGACELRTYYEGEARSYVPPTVDTLTDICPAEPNVGIEIGAGTTTDLKLGMPLGAMQAIQERLPHAEFLDAGDVLRSVRMAKTDAERSCIRRATAAIDAAFERVFAEIEPGMSETDVVAICNRLVSEHGARPVWTLACTNPFEILPRPDVTLDPGDTLFLDIGATVGGYHSDYNRMAVVGEPSAEQIEHNRMAAAVTNELADAVEPGTTPADIVDLCRAEYRSRGLGSTLGLTSETKIGHSIGLTLSEAPQLTGYDETTLEPGMVLCIEPAVLTDEAFFMSEQIVIVTDDGGEIVSSADQELASIT, encoded by the coding sequence ATGACATTCGGTAGGTCGGAGTTCGAAGCTCGATACGAGCGCCTCCGGACGGCGCTTCGGGAAACCGGGATGGACGCGGTGCTGGTCACGAATCCGGAAACCGTCGAATATCTGGGTGCCGGCGCGGGCTTGGATCTCGCGTGGTACCGTCAGTTCTCTCGATCGATCGATTTCCCAACCATCGCCGTCGTTCCGGAGACTGGAGTCCCGACGCTGATCGTACACAACGTCTTCGAGGACGTCGTCCGACAGGCGACCGATGGGGCGTGTGAGCTTCGAACGTACTACGAGGGGGAGGCCCGGTCGTACGTCCCGCCGACAGTCGACACGCTGACCGATATCTGCCCGGCAGAGCCGAACGTCGGCATCGAGATCGGGGCGGGGACCACCACGGATCTGAAACTCGGTATGCCGCTGGGGGCGATGCAGGCGATCCAGGAGCGACTCCCACACGCCGAGTTTCTCGACGCGGGCGACGTACTGCGATCGGTTCGGATGGCAAAGACCGACGCCGAACGCAGTTGTATCCGTCGTGCCACCGCCGCGATCGACGCCGCCTTCGAACGCGTGTTCGCGGAGATCGAACCCGGAATGAGCGAGACCGACGTCGTCGCCATCTGTAATCGACTCGTCAGCGAACACGGTGCGCGTCCGGTCTGGACGCTCGCGTGTACGAATCCGTTCGAGATCCTCCCTCGCCCCGACGTGACGCTCGATCCGGGTGACACGCTCTTTCTGGACATCGGGGCGACCGTCGGTGGGTACCACTCGGATTACAACCGGATGGCCGTCGTGGGAGAGCCCTCGGCCGAACAGATCGAGCACAACCGGATGGCCGCCGCGGTGACGAACGAACTCGCCGACGCCGTCGAACCGGGAACGACACCGGCCGACATCGTGGATCTCTGTCGGGCCGAGTACCGCTCTCGCGGCCTCGGCTCCACGCTCGGGCTGACATCCGAGACGAAGATCGGACACAGCATTGGCCTCACGCTCTCGGAAGCGCCACAGTTGACGGGGTACGACGAAACGACGCTCGAACCGGGGATGGTGCTCTGTATCGAACCGGCCGTGCTGACGGACGAGGCGTTTTTCATGTCCGAGCAGATCGTCATCGTCACCGATGACGGGGGCGAAATCGTCTCGAGTGCCGACCAAGAACTAGCGTCGATTACGTAG
- a CDS encoding IclR family transcriptional regulator has protein sequence MDNETPRTIQSVERACAILEKIHQDREVTLTDLAEDIDLSLGSLQTYMNTLCRCGFVVKESRTYSLAPQFLIYGEQVRNTLPLYHVGRKVVDNMAHETGYNAHLITDHNGREVTLYQSFGEDSVGTDLYIWHQAKLEWQLHWSASGKAILAHLPEKQVRSVISENGLQRRTPHTITDEETLFTELERIREQGYALNDEEEISGLRAVAAPIHDQQERLLGSVSLSAPKSELPDDRFYDELPNYVMNKANIIQVELQARDVNEE, from the coding sequence ATGGACAACGAAACGCCGAGAACGATCCAATCGGTGGAGAGAGCCTGCGCGATTTTAGAGAAGATCCACCAGGATCGGGAAGTAACGTTGACGGATTTGGCCGAGGACATCGATCTCTCGCTGGGCTCGCTCCAAACGTACATGAACACGCTCTGTCGGTGTGGATTCGTCGTGAAGGAGAGCCGAACGTACAGTCTCGCCCCGCAGTTTCTCATTTACGGCGAACAGGTACGGAACACGCTCCCACTCTACCACGTCGGCCGAAAAGTGGTCGACAACATGGCACACGAAACGGGGTACAACGCCCACCTCATCACCGATCACAACGGGCGAGAGGTGACGTTGTACCAGTCCTTCGGTGAGGATTCCGTCGGCACCGACCTGTACATCTGGCACCAGGCCAAACTGGAGTGGCAACTCCACTGGTCCGCGTCCGGGAAGGCGATTCTCGCTCACCTTCCGGAGAAACAGGTACGAAGCGTCATCAGTGAAAACGGCCTGCAGCGACGGACACCACACACGATTACCGACGAAGAGACGTTGTTTACGGAACTCGAACGAATCAGGGAACAAGGGTACGCGTTGAACGACGAGGAGGAGATATCCGGGCTCAGGGCGGTTGCTGCACCGATTCACGATCAACAGGAGCGGTTACTCGGATCCGTGAGTCTGTCCGCTCCGAAATCGGAACTCCCCGACGACCGGTTCTACGACGAACTTCCGAACTACGTTATGAACAAAGCCAACATAATCCAGGTGGAACTGCAGGCCAGGGACGTCAACGAGGAGTAG
- a CDS encoding halocyanin domain-containing protein: MQRSPTRRHILRSTAIAGIVAVAGCSTTNRRANTPNTTSPTSTTTPETTATTATEATLTPPESTDDWLTNANGYREETPRYGPGAQPTIDVGHPVEDGLSFDPPVIEVAPMTKVTWDWTGHGGLHNVVALGGTFDSGRPNAQPGTAYHYIFEEPGTYPFVSEPHREEGMRGAVIVREPPSTGNQTVDMWVVDSSNFDGTVVDRTGSDVASVTVGSRGNRGHLAFDPPVLKISTGTTVEWKWTGSGGGHNVVFLNADIHSGQVTHESGVNFQHTFEQSGTYRYACQPHRALGQKGAIIVE; this comes from the coding sequence ATGCAACGGTCCCCAACCCGCAGACACATCCTCCGTAGTACCGCTATCGCTGGTATCGTAGCGGTCGCCGGTTGTAGCACAACAAATCGCAGAGCAAACACTCCGAACACCACATCGCCGACAAGTACGACCACTCCCGAAACCACGGCGACGACCGCCACAGAGGCGACTCTGACGCCACCCGAGTCGACCGACGACTGGCTGACGAATGCCAACGGGTACCGAGAAGAGACGCCTCGATACGGGCCTGGCGCCCAACCGACCATCGACGTCGGCCACCCGGTCGAGGACGGGTTGTCGTTCGATCCCCCAGTGATCGAAGTCGCTCCCATGACGAAGGTGACCTGGGACTGGACCGGTCACGGCGGCCTCCACAACGTCGTCGCGCTTGGTGGGACGTTCGACAGCGGTCGACCGAACGCCCAACCGGGGACGGCTTATCACTACATCTTCGAGGAACCGGGAACGTATCCGTTCGTCTCGGAACCGCACCGGGAGGAGGGAATGCGTGGCGCCGTGATCGTTCGAGAACCGCCGTCGACGGGGAACCAGACCGTCGACATGTGGGTCGTCGACAGCAGTAACTTCGACGGCACGGTGGTCGATCGAACCGGTTCCGACGTGGCGAGCGTCACCGTCGGGTCACGAGGCAACAGGGGGCATCTCGCCTTCGACCCGCCAGTCCTGAAGATCTCGACGGGCACGACGGTCGAGTGGAAGTGGACCGGAAGCGGCGGGGGGCACAACGTGGTGTTCCTGAACGCCGACATCCACTCCGGGCAGGTGACCCACGAATCCGGTGTCAACTTCCAACACACGTTCGAGCAGTCCGGCACGTATCGCTACGCCTGTCAACCCCACAGAGCACTCGGCCAGAAAGG
- a CDS encoding HalOD1 output domain-containing protein: protein MNPGNLTIYRGCTPVLDSRYEEDGSRTPAEAVVEAVAEAADVDPLELPPLHDCVEPDALNKLFQHQGGSGTTETVLSFKMKNWNVFIRDDGCIRVCDGTRPTDPTPVFTSPTV, encoded by the coding sequence ATGAATCCAGGAAATCTAACTATTTATCGCGGGTGTACGCCAGTTCTCGATTCTCGTTACGAGGAAGACGGATCACGAACGCCGGCGGAGGCAGTCGTTGAAGCCGTAGCGGAAGCGGCCGATGTTGATCCATTGGAACTGCCACCTTTGCACGACTGCGTCGAACCCGATGCTCTAAATAAACTCTTCCAGCATCAGGGTGGTTCCGGTACTACCGAGACCGTCCTCAGTTTCAAGATGAAGAACTGGAATGTCTTTATCCGCGACGATGGGTGTATCCGCGTGTGTGACGGCACCCGGCCTACTGACCCGACACCCGTTTTCACCTCTCCGACAGTGTGA
- a CDS encoding sodium:solute symporter family protein → MVTTAWMYAGLAVTAIYLIVLLALAEYGSRLTELSVSDYFVASGSLSSFVVFLTMIASAFSAFTFLGGGGIAYSSGISGIVLVGSVAFIDLPALVIIGERVWRMSKRGNDYVTPADLLCERFADSSSLRVLIALISIGFTVFYVTIQFTGMGLVLNVLTEGMISRELAAVIIGIVMAVYIAIGGMRGVAYSDALQAILIWVGLIVVSAYVLWTTPTSVFGRVSRTVEYANQLTMDPLYLYTAAVGFGLSQSVWPFIWQRYYSAKRVSGLWGMGFGSSLAAIGLLTFFPMIIAYAGLIAFPGLSNPDTVILQYILEMPGPLFGLLMAAAVAAAMSTADSMILMMGSIGARDVYSELVGTDYPEKTISRYSKVLSGIFGVVALGISLIDLGLLVEIAVSLAVPGYALLVPPALAAFFWPRANWQGAVSGLAVGLVVLIYYNVADAAVPFGLWVGVPGLVACTAVMIGASLVTEKPDQDRVQEFVYDLQDRELADLEGTYQERNEVQADD, encoded by the coding sequence ATGGTAACGACGGCGTGGATGTACGCCGGCCTCGCGGTGACCGCCATCTACCTCATCGTCCTGTTGGCGCTGGCCGAATACGGCAGCAGACTGACGGAACTGTCCGTCAGCGACTACTTCGTCGCGAGTGGGTCGCTGAGCAGTTTCGTCGTCTTTTTGACGATGATCGCGTCGGCGTTCTCGGCGTTCACCTTCCTCGGTGGTGGTGGCATCGCGTACAGTTCCGGCATTTCCGGCATCGTGCTTGTCGGCAGCGTCGCATTCATCGACCTCCCGGCCCTCGTCATCATCGGCGAACGCGTCTGGCGGATGAGTAAACGCGGGAACGACTACGTGACGCCGGCGGACTTGCTCTGTGAACGCTTCGCCGACAGTTCGTCGTTGCGCGTCCTGATCGCACTCATCTCGATCGGGTTCACGGTGTTCTACGTGACGATCCAGTTCACCGGGATGGGGTTGGTGTTGAACGTTCTCACCGAGGGCATGATCTCCCGCGAACTCGCGGCGGTAATCATCGGTATCGTGATGGCCGTCTACATCGCCATCGGCGGGATGCGCGGTGTCGCCTACAGCGACGCACTACAGGCGATCCTGATCTGGGTCGGCCTCATCGTCGTCTCGGCGTACGTCCTGTGGACGACGCCGACGAGCGTGTTCGGGCGGGTTTCCCGGACCGTCGAATACGCGAACCAGTTGACGATGGACCCGCTGTACCTCTACACGGCCGCCGTCGGGTTCGGTCTTTCACAGTCGGTCTGGCCGTTCATCTGGCAGCGGTACTACTCGGCGAAACGTGTCTCCGGGCTCTGGGGCATGGGATTCGGCTCGTCACTCGCGGCGATCGGACTGCTCACCTTCTTCCCGATGATCATCGCGTACGCGGGACTGATCGCGTTCCCGGGGCTCTCGAACCCCGATACCGTCATTCTACAGTACATCCTTGAGATGCCAGGTCCCCTCTTCGGGCTTCTGATGGCCGCGGCGGTTGCAGCCGCGATGTCGACCGCCGACTCGATGATCCTCATGATGGGCTCGATCGGTGCTCGGGACGTCTACTCGGAACTCGTCGGCACGGACTACCCCGAGAAGACGATCTCGCGGTACTCCAAGGTGCTCTCGGGGATCTTCGGCGTCGTCGCCCTCGGGATTTCGCTCATCGATCTGGGACTACTCGTCGAAATCGCGGTCTCGCTCGCAGTTCCGGGTTACGCACTGCTCGTCCCCCCGGCCTTGGCCGCGTTCTTCTGGCCCCGTGCCAACTGGCAGGGTGCCGTCAGTGGTCTCGCAGTCGGTCTGGTCGTACTCATCTACTACAACGTAGCCGATGCGGCCGTCCCGTTCGGCCTGTGGGTCGGCGTTCCGGGACTCGTCGCCTGTACCGCCGTTATGATCGGCGCCTCGCTCGTGACCGAGAAACCCGATCAGGATCGTGTGCAGGAGTTCGTGTACGATCTGCAGGATCGGGAACTCGCTGATCTCGAAGGGACCTACCAGGAACGGAATGAGGTACAGGCCGACGACTGA
- a CDS encoding DUF1989 domain-containing protein yields MKSVHIEAKSGAAFELAAGESFDVIDTHGGQAVDVTVFPKSDDDTAAFSSKYTYRRTGKVRFEEGDSLYTTDGEPIATLVHDDCGINDLLLAPCNAWIVDEYYGQDDEIGCRGNLQEVLEPYGIDPARVQDVMNLFTAVTITDHRYLDFREPPSEPGDTAELRAERDAIVGVAPCTGDSILNEGGPTGIEIRVPDGVPVGTNF; encoded by the coding sequence ATGAAATCAGTACATATCGAAGCGAAGTCCGGCGCGGCATTCGAACTTGCGGCCGGCGAATCGTTCGACGTCATCGACACCCACGGCGGACAGGCAGTCGACGTGACCGTCTTCCCAAAGTCGGACGACGATACGGCGGCGTTCTCCTCGAAGTACACCTATCGACGAACGGGAAAGGTCCGTTTCGAGGAGGGAGACAGCCTCTATACGACCGACGGGGAACCGATCGCGACACTCGTCCACGACGACTGTGGAATAAATGACCTCCTGCTCGCTCCCTGCAACGCGTGGATCGTCGACGAGTACTACGGGCAGGACGACGAGATCGGCTGTCGCGGCAACCTTCAGGAGGTCTTGGAACCGTACGGGATCGACCCCGCTCGCGTCCAGGACGTGATGAACCTCTTCACTGCGGTGACGATCACGGATCACCGCTACTTGGATTTCCGCGAACCCCCATCCGAGCCGGGCGACACTGCAGAGCTTCGTGCGGAGCGCGACGCTATCGTCGGCGTCGCACCGTGCACCGGTGATTCGATACTCAACGAAGGTGGACCAACGGGAATCGAGATCCGTGTCCCCGACGGCGTGCCGGTCGGGACCAATTTCTGA
- the speB gene encoding agmatinase, whose product MRKPHVYDLGGTEADAAFLGVPFDDATSYRPGARFGPRSIREASTLLKPYNPETDTDLNEFTIVDHDDVPVVPGYIEDTFEAIEERIGAVLDHGVIPVLAGGDHSTTLPVLRAVAEKYGPVSLVQFDAHSDLWTEYFGRDHNHGTTIHYAIEEGLIDPETSIRIGERGGLYGPEDVERFEAAGIESYTATEATTLGLDALGDRIEEVVDGPVFATIDIDSVDPAYAPGTGTPMPGGFTSREILTLTRQLHAVDLIGFDLVEVAPPYDDQSGSTAILAANVMFEALCAALDTSTTDTGHDA is encoded by the coding sequence ATGCGGAAGCCACACGTTTACGACCTCGGGGGGACGGAGGCAGACGCGGCGTTTCTCGGCGTCCCGTTCGACGACGCGACATCCTATCGGCCGGGCGCGCGATTCGGCCCCAGATCGATCCGGGAGGCCTCGACGCTACTCAAACCGTACAATCCCGAAACGGACACCGATCTGAACGAGTTCACGATCGTCGATCACGACGACGTGCCGGTCGTGCCGGGATACATCGAGGACACGTTCGAGGCGATAGAGGAACGGATCGGGGCCGTTCTCGATCACGGGGTCATCCCCGTACTCGCCGGTGGCGACCACTCGACGACGCTTCCGGTGCTCAGAGCGGTCGCGGAGAAGTACGGCCCCGTCTCGCTCGTACAGTTCGACGCTCACTCCGATCTGTGGACGGAGTACTTCGGACGCGATCACAATCACGGGACGACCATCCACTACGCGATCGAGGAGGGACTGATCGATCCCGAGACGTCGATACGGATCGGCGAGCGAGGGGGACTCTACGGCCCCGAAGACGTCGAACGGTTCGAGGCCGCTGGAATCGAATCCTACACGGCTACCGAGGCGACGACCCTCGGATTAGACGCCCTGGGTGATCGGATCGAGGAGGTCGTCGACGGACCCGTGTTCGCTACGATCGATATCGATTCGGTCGACCCGGCGTACGCGCCCGGCACCGGAACGCCGATGCCGGGGGGCTTCACCTCGCGTGAGATCCTCACGCTCACCCGCCAGCTTCACGCAGTGGATCTCATCGGGTTCGATCTGGTCGAGGTGGCGCCCCCGTACGACGACCAGTCGGGATCGACCGCGATCCTCGCCGCGAACGTGATGTTCGAGGCACTCTGTGCAGCTCTCGACACATCGACGACGGACACGGGTCACGACGCATGA
- a CDS encoding M20 family metallopeptidase has product MSETGARSSELVELVSDLVSIESENPPGNEKPAAEFVANWFEEEGIEVETVTKPFEDRPQVVARVGSGDPTLVLNGHTDVYPAGDRSGWDHDPYGAEIEDGKLYGRGSVDMKLGLSLAMLTAKNLKPEIESGELDGSIIVHAPIGQETGDPGTLALIEEGYAGDYAVVLEPTQMETVTSNKGLAWYDITVNGEPGHSARPDSGVNAIEEAHPLIGRLLEYDAELRDQDHELVGPGYANLTQIEGGLTGNMIPEKMTLRMERRFFPSETVEEMDEEVGALLEEIAADNDLDIEWERVSSYESTDAPVDSYPAEVFRNHSSDTAGVSTEPAGRPWAADTRWFINHTDVPAITWGPGDSAQCGRYDEHFDIDEAETGLEILQDAAREIITTAED; this is encoded by the coding sequence ATGTCCGAAACCGGAGCGCGGAGTAGCGAGTTGGTCGAGCTTGTGTCCGATCTGGTCAGCATCGAATCGGAGAACCCACCGGGAAACGAGAAACCGGCCGCCGAGTTCGTCGCAAACTGGTTCGAGGAGGAGGGTATCGAAGTGGAGACGGTCACCAAGCCGTTCGAGGACCGTCCACAGGTCGTCGCGCGGGTCGGCTCTGGCGACCCCACGCTGGTGCTAAACGGACACACCGACGTCTATCCGGCGGGTGATCGGTCGGGTTGGGACCACGATCCGTACGGGGCAGAGATCGAAGACGGGAAACTCTACGGTCGCGGGAGCGTCGACATGAAACTGGGTCTGTCCCTGGCGATGCTCACCGCGAAGAACCTGAAACCGGAGATAGAGTCGGGAGAGCTCGACGGATCGATCATCGTCCACGCGCCCATCGGACAGGAGACCGGGGATCCGGGAACGCTCGCGCTCATCGAGGAGGGGTACGCCGGGGACTATGCAGTGGTGTTGGAACCGACCCAGATGGAGACGGTCACCTCGAACAAGGGGCTCGCCTGGTACGATATCACGGTCAACGGCGAGCCGGGACACTCCGCACGCCCGGACTCCGGAGTCAACGCGATCGAAGAGGCACACCCGCTCATCGGACGACTACTGGAGTACGACGCGGAACTGCGAGACCAGGATCACGAATTGGTCGGGCCGGGATACGCCAACCTGACACAGATCGAGGGTGGCCTGACGGGCAACATGATCCCCGAGAAGATGACGCTGCGCATGGAGCGTCGGTTCTTCCCGAGCGAGACGGTCGAAGAGATGGACGAGGAGGTCGGCGCCCTCCTCGAGGAGATCGCCGCCGACAACGACCTCGACATCGAGTGGGAACGCGTGAGTTCGTACGAATCGACTGACGCACCGGTCGATTCGTACCCTGCTGAAGTGTTTCGGAACCACTCCAGCGACACCGCCGGCGTCTCGACGGAGCCAGCAGGGCGTCCATGGGCGGCCGATACGCGTTGGTTCATCAACCACACCGACGTGCCAGCGATCACGTGGGGGCCGGGGGACAGTGCCCAGTGTGGCCGTTACG